In Halictus rubicundus isolate RS-2024b unplaced genomic scaffold, iyHalRubi1_principal scaffold0173, whole genome shotgun sequence, one genomic interval encodes:
- the LOC143363916 gene encoding uncharacterized protein LOC143363916 — MELSANDLLHKQKTIGGKIARLMDNFKKSVAQTKITISDVETRLELLEDYWVKFQQNHDVLMYGHKAATKDSEYEKSGMAESVEETYLIQKSRLFELANQLRKSSEKATEPNPDEGDSKSGSSSLPRMPLPQFNGEYVEWPSFKDRFVSMIDQKKGMSDVDKLHYLKGALRDQAADLVKDLPTTNGNYRKAWDILLEHFENKRILVRSCLDKLAALPRMRESTVREMTQIQKGVSTVINTLDGLGRPVDQTADWFVHSIVNLFDPTTREKWEESVTVSSEPPSCATLKDFMIKRLQMMQASPSSASSGSSHSRPSKFQSSQGVSKAKPAASVARVNHARKGQQIVCVICSKDHYLMHCSSYKESSAEERKSTVEKHQLCRNCLGKHTTESCPSKKGCYTCGERHHTTLHDACKGVSTAGRAIHHAQSCCNKDGEVMLATALVNVTDRFGRRQVARALIDSGSEITMINEGLAQRLQLPRAEAKVDLYGVGGQQLARSRGRVTLNVSACQTEDTITVSAVILAKLSTYSHTRTTAQPEWAHLRGLQLADPVPGSRAPIEVLLGADVYPAIIKEGLRRGAPNQPVAQLTMFGWIVTGMTGSASSPVQAQVHQASIGDSLSSLVRRFWEQEDVQDTASAWTAEEEECEQHFKTSHSRTPEGRYQVRLPFKTNVKVTSGSRTAAWHSLRRMELQFRKDKEFKEQYDDFLKQYSELGHMSLTEETGKGQQCHYLPHHGVLRPSSSTTKLRVVFNGSWSEPSQCSLNDALHAGPNLLPPLADVILRWRKHQYVVTADVTKMYRQILVHPEDRDVQRILWRRAESERVREYRLNTVTYGLSCAPYLAVRTLRQLAEDEGSHYPNGAIAIKRDTYVDDILTGADTVEELMETANQLQQLCMAGGFPLQKWASNVVDLPQDSSRRFQVFAGHSESTTTQSSPHHNQLEEQKTWSDCIHTALGLHWSPREDNFRYSLAEVTAQSPTKRSIVSKTAQLFDPLGWLVPVIVRAKIAIQSTWLLGLDWDDPLPASMAEDWALFCAELKLLERVRVPRPLSHCPHPTLRELHGFADASERAYAAVIYLRTKSEDGHWEVALVTAKSKVAPLKQVSQHTQAHRYTCGQTRQSLWGGYEHIQAGGKPMSRTEWQTFSVEFPRHNGIM, encoded by the coding sequence ATGGAGCTCTCAGCAAACGACCTCCTCCACAAGCAGAAAACCATCGGAGGGAAGATTGCTCGCCTCATGGACAACTTTAAGAAATCCGTCGCGCAAACAAAGATCACCATCAGCGACGTTGAGACCAGGCTGGAACTGCTCGAGGATTACTGGGTAAAGTTTCAGCAAAATCATGACGTGCTAATGTACGGACACAAAGCTGCAACCAAGGACAGCGAATATGAAAAGTCAGGCATGGCCGAATCGGTAGAAGAAACCTACCTCATACAAAAAAGCCGGCTGTTCGAGCTCGCGAATCAACTCAGAAAGAGCAGCGAAAAGGCGACCGAGCCAAATCCAGACGAGGGAGATTCGAAGTCCGGGTCATCTTCTCTCCCACGGATGCCGTTGCCGCAATTCAACGGAGAATACGTCGAATGGCCGTCGTTCAAAGACCGATTCGTCTCGATGATCGACCAGAAAAAGGGAATGAGCGACGTCGACAAGCTCCATTACCTGAAGGGCGCTCTTCGGGATCAAGCAGCCGATCTCGTCAAGGACCTTCCGACCACGAACGGAAATTACAGAAAGGCGTGGGATATCCTTCTGGAGCATTTCGAAAACAAGCGCATTCTCGTCCGATCCTGCCTTGACAAGTTGGCGGCGCTGCCACGGATGAGAGAAAGCACGGTGCGAGAAATGACCCAGATCCAGAAAGGAGTATCCACCGTCATCAACACCCTGGACGGACTAGGCAGACCTGTGGATCAAACCGCAGATTGGTTCGTTCACTCGATTGTGAATTTGTTCGACCCCACGACCAGAGAAAAATGGGAGGAGAGCGTTACAGTCAGCAGCGAGCCTCCTTCCTGTGCAACCCTGAAGGACTTCATGATAAAGCGGCTCCAGATGATGCAGGCATCTCCGAGCTCAGCGTCCTCAGGTTCCAGCCATTCCAGACCGAGCAAATTCCAATCAAGCCAAGGTGTCAGCAAAGCGAAACCAGCAGCAAGCGTGGCCCGCGTCAACCATGCAAGGAAAGGGCAACAAATTGTATGCGTGATCTGTTCAAAGGATCATTATCTCATGCATTGCTCATCATACAAAGAAAGTTCTGCGGAGGAGCGGAAATCTACTGTCGAGAAACATCAGCTGTGCAGAAACTGTCTCGGCAAGCACACCACGGAGAGCTGTCCATCGAAGAAAGGTTGCTACACCTGCGGCGAACGTCACCACACGACACTCCATGATGCATGCAAGGGCGTCTCCACTGCAGGAAGGGCTATCCACCATGCGCAGAGCTGCTGCAACAAAGACGGTGAGGTGATGTTAGCTACAGCATTGGTCAATGTTACAGATCGCTTCGGCCGTCGGCAAGTAGCGAGAGCGCTCATCGATTCAGGCTCCGAGATCACAATGATAAACGAAGGGCTAGCACAAAGGCTACAATTACCTCGGGCAGAAGCAAAGGTGGACCTGTACGGAGTCGGAGGGCAGCAGCTTGCAAGGAGCCGGGGCAGAGTCACGCTGAACGTTTCCGCCTGCCAGACAGAGGACACCATCACAGTTTCAGCGGTGATCCTTGCCAAGCTTTCAACGTACTCTCATACCAGGACCACGGCACAACCAGAGTGGGCGCACCTGAGAGGATTGCAGCTTGCCGACCCAGTACCAGGGAGCAGAGCACCCATTGAAGTCCTGCTCGGGGCAGACGTCTACCCTGCAATAATAAAAGAGGGATTGCGAAGAGGAGCTCCGAATCAGCCGGTGGCTCAGCTTACCATGTTCGGATGGATCGTCACCGGGATGACAGGCTCGGCGTCCAGTCCGGTTCAGGCCCAGGTGCATCAGGCAAGCATCGGGGACAGTCTGAGCTCACTCGTGCGGCGGTTTTGGGAACAGGAGGACGTCCAAGACACGGCTTCGGCGTGGACAGCTGAGGAAGAAGAGTGTGAACAGCATTTCAAAACCTCTCACTCACGCACTCCAGAGGGTCGCTATCAGGTGAGACTGCCCTTTAAAACTAACGTAAAAGTCACTTCAGGCTCCCGGACAGCTGCGTGGCACTCACTCAGGAGAATGGAGCTGCAGTTCCGAAAGGACAAAGAGTTCAAGGAGCAATACGACGACTTTCTAAAGCAGTACAGCGAGCTTGGTCATATGTCACTGACCGAAGAGACAGGGAAAGGACAACAATGCCACTACCTGCCACACCACGGAGTCTTGAGGCCCAGCAGCTCCACCACGAAGTTGAGAGTCGTCTTCAACGGGTCCTGGTCCGAGCCTTCGCAATGTTCTTTGAACGATGCCCTCCATGCGGGTCCAAATTTGTTGCCACCACTCGCTGACGTCATTCTGAGGTGGCGCAAACACCAGTACGTGGTGACAGCCGACGTCACCAAGATGTACCGGCAGATATTAGTCCATCCAGAGGATCGAGACGTACAACGAATCCTCTGGAGACGGGCGGAGAGCGAAAGGGTTCGTGAATACCGGCTAAACACTGTCACGTATGGTCTTTCATGTGCCCCATATCTAGCTGTGCGAACACTGCGCCAATTGGCTGAGGATGAGGGCTCGCACTACCCCAACGGAGCAATAGCCATCAAGAGGGACACATACGTAGATGACATCCTCACTGGAGCCGACACCGTGGAAGAGCTGATGGAAACCGCCAATCAACTTCAGCAGCTGTGCATGGCGGGCGGCTTCCCGCTCCAAAAGTGGGCGTCCAACGTGGTCGATTTGCCCCAGGACTCATCACGACGCTTTCAAGTGTTCGCAGGTCACTCCGAGAGCACAACCACTCAGTCCTCGCCGCACCACAACCAACTAGAGGAGCAGAAAACCTGGTCGGACTGCATTCATACTGCGTTAGGTCTTCACTGGTCACCACGAGAGGACAACTTTCGATACTCCCTCGCTGAGGTCACCGCTCAATCGCCAACCAAGCGCAGCATTGTTTCGAAAACCGCGCAGTTGTTCGACCCACTGGGATGGCTAGTACCAGTCATCGTACGGGCGAAAATAGCCATTCAATCGACTTGGCTGCTGGGTCTGGACTGGGACGACCCACTTCCTGCATCCATGGCTGAAGACTGGGCACTTTTCTGCGCCGAACTGAAGCTGCTCGAAAGAGTGAGGGTACCTCGGCCCTTGTCTCACTGTCCACATCCCACTCTGAGGGAATTACATGGCTTCGCAGACGCCTCCGAGCGAGCATACGCAGCAGTCATCTACCTGAGGACGAAGAGCGAGGACGGACACTGGGAAGTCGCACTTGTCACTGCTAAGAGCAAGGTCGCACCACTAAAGCAGGTCTCGCAGCATACACAAGCACACCGATACACTTGTGGTCAGACTCGACAGTCGCTCTGGGGTGGTTACGAGCACATCCAAGCAGGTGGAAAACCTATGTCGCGAACAGAGTGGCAGACATTCAGCGTCGAGTTCCCGAGGCACAATGGCATCATGTAG